In the genome of Deltaproteobacteria bacterium, the window CGCAGGTTCATCTTCTTTACGCTTCTCGTCAATAACCCTGAACCCAAGTAATCTGAAAAAGCTCTTATGCTTTCTTTGCGTTTTATCTATGAGTAACTCAAAAGAAGCTCCCGCACCCTCGTATTGATAACCCTTATTCTCGAGTTCTTTGACGGCTTTGACTATGTTTAAAAGATCATCATCGTTCTCAAGCTTTATTCCGAGTTCTTCGGATTTCGCGAGTACATTCGCCTTACCGGACAGATCCGATATAAGCACACGCCTTTTATTCCCGACAAGAGACGGCTCTATATGCTCATAAGTTTTTGTATTCTCTCTCATGGCACTTACATGTACACCGCCTTTATGCGCAAATGCGCTATCACCTACATAAGGCATGTAGTGATCCGGAACAAGGTTAGCAAGCTCATCTACAAATCTTGAGAGCTCTCTCAGTTTTTTAAGGTTGCGACCGAGCACTTCAAAACCCATCTTTATTTCAAGTGACGGTATGATGGCGCATAGGTTAGCATTACCGCATCTCTCTCCGTATCCATTTATAGTTCCCTGAATGTGATGAATGCCATGCTTTACAGAAATCAAAGAGCTTGCAACTGCTGTGCCTGAATCATTGTGCATGTGAACACCAAGCTTTCCAACATCGACGAACTGCTTAACGTGTTCAATAATCATTTCCACATCCCATGGCAATGTTCCGCCGTTTGTGTCTGCAAGCACGATACGATCCGCCCCGGCATCATTAGCAGCCATTAATGTCTTAATCGCATAGTCTTGATTGTCTTTATATCCATCAAAGAAGTGCTCTGCATCATAAACAACCATATCCATATGCTGTTTGAGAAATTTTATAGAATCGAAAATGAGTTCAAGGTTCTCTCCAAGAGTTATTTTAAGGGCATCCCTTACGTGCAGCTCCCAGCTTTTCCCAAAGATCGTAGCATTATGAACACCCGACGCCAGGATAGCTCTGAGATTCGGGTCATTATCCGCGGAGAAGCCTTTTCTCCTTGTACTGCCGAAAGCTGCAAGTCTGGTTTTTTTTAACTTTATCCTGGAAGCCTTTTCAAAAAACTCTATATCCCTGGGATTTGAACCGGGCCAGCCGCCTTCAACAAAATGGATACCGGCATCGTCCAATATCTCAAGCACTTTTATCTTATCTTCAACAGAGAAATTAACCTGTTCGGACTGCGAGCCGTCCCTTAAAACGGTATCATAAATTTCTATCTTTTCAGATTTTTTTGTAGTCATCTAAAACGTTCATTAACCTGCCTTCTCAAGGTTAAATGCCTCATGCAGCACCCTCACGGCAAGCTCTGCATATTTTGTCTCCACGACACAGGAAATCTTTATCTCCGATGTGCTTATCATCTGGATGTTGATATTCTCCTTAGCCAGAGAAGAAAACATCTTCTGTGCTATCCCTGCGTGACTCCTCATCCCTGCTCCAATGATGGAAATCTTTGCTACACTTTGATCCGTGAGTACATCTTTTGCCTCGATCTGCTTTGCAACATCCTTGATCAATTCTACAGCACGCTTAAAATCTGCCTTTCCGACCGTAAATGTAAGGTCCGTGTATCCTTCCGTACTAACATTCTGAACGATCATATCAACATTGATATTTGCATCCGTCAGCGGTTTAAAAAGCCTTGATGCAATGCCGGGCTTGTCCGGAATCTTTGTGAGTGTTATTTTTGCCTCGTTTTTGTCATAAGCTATACCGGAAACTATTGCTTCTTCCATGTCTTTTTCCTCCGTTACTAATGTTCCTCCACTATCCGTGAAGGTAGATTTTACCATTACTGGTACTTTATATTTCATCGCAAATTCGACCGACCTCGTTTGCAGAACCTTTGCACCGAGACTTGCCATCTCCAGCATCTCTTCGTAAGAGATCTTGTCAAGCCTTCTTGCCTCAGGCACAATGTTTGGGTCAGTTGTATAAACACCGTCTACATCCGTATATATCTCGCACAGATCGGCTT includes:
- the cimA gene encoding citramalate synthase; this encodes MTTKKSEKIEIYDTVLRDGSQSEQVNFSVEDKIKVLEILDDAGIHFVEGGWPGSNPRDIEFFEKASRIKLKKTRLAAFGSTRRKGFSADNDPNLRAILASGVHNATIFGKSWELHVRDALKITLGENLELIFDSIKFLKQHMDMVVYDAEHFFDGYKDNQDYAIKTLMAANDAGADRIVLADTNGGTLPWDVEMIIEHVKQFVDVGKLGVHMHNDSGTAVASSLISVKHGIHHIQGTINGYGERCGNANLCAIIPSLEIKMGFEVLGRNLKKLRELSRFVDELANLVPDHYMPYVGDSAFAHKGGVHVSAMRENTKTYEHIEPSLVGNKRRVLISDLSGKANVLAKSEELGIKLENDDDLLNIVKAVKELENKGYQYEGAGASFELLIDKTQRKHKSFFRLLGFRVIDEKRKEDEPAIAEATIMLEVDGKLEHSAAMGDGPVNAIDNALRKALVKFYPELKGMRLLDFKVRVIASGQGTSSAVRVLIESGDGINRWTTVGVSLNIIEASWIALVDSINYKLLKSKRVKD
- a CDS encoding aspartate kinase translates to MALVVKKFGGTSVGDIEKIKNVARKVAKAKDRGDDLIVVVSAMSGETNKLVDFTNKTAEIPDLREYDVVVSTGEQVTIGLLSIAFNAMGYRAKSFLGFQVPIITDSAFSKARILRIEHDLIKKALKEGNIVVVAGFQGIDEKGNITTLGRGGSDTTAVALAAALKADLCEIYTDVDGVYTTDPNIVPEARRLDKISYEEMLEMASLGAKVLQTRSVEFAMKYKVPVMVKSTFTDSGGTLVTEEKDMEEAIVSGIAYDKNEAKITLTKIPDKPGIASRLFKPLTDANINVDMIVQNVSTEGYTDLTFTVGKADFKRAVELIKDVAKQIEAKDVLTDQSVAKISIIGAGMRSHAGIAQKMFSSLAKENINIQMISTSEIKISCVVETKYAELAVRVLHEAFNLEKAG